In Denitratisoma sp. DHT3, one DNA window encodes the following:
- a CDS encoding TIGR03750 family conjugal transfer protein, whose product MAVPSETPRDTLVTFLPHRLNRQPVVVRGLTADELWICTGLSAAAGFALGLPLAWLTHSIAMVPTLIVAGIALGVFVGGGFLRAQKRGRPDTWLYRQLQWRLALRHPALAALLSGQRLITRSGYWTTRRNTDRGAP is encoded by the coding sequence ATGGCCGTCCCTTCGGAGACCCCGCGCGACACGCTGGTGACCTTTCTGCCGCACCGGCTGAACCGCCAGCCGGTGGTCGTGCGCGGGCTGACCGCCGACGAGTTGTGGATCTGCACCGGCCTGTCGGCCGCAGCCGGATTCGCGCTCGGCCTGCCGCTGGCGTGGCTCACGCACAGCATCGCCATGGTGCCCACGCTGATCGTCGCCGGCATCGCGCTGGGCGTCTTCGTCGGCGGTGGCTTCCTGCGCGCACAGAAACGTGGCCGGCCCGACACCTGGCTGTACCGGCAGCTCCAGTGGCGGCTGGCCCTGCGGCATCCGGCGCTGGCAGCGCTCCTGAGCGGGCAGCGCCTCATCACCCGCTCGGGCTACTGGACGACCCGGCGCAACACCGATCGAGGTGCGCCATGA
- a CDS encoding PFL_4703 family integrating conjugative element protein, whose product MSRFKNEVAHLQAHVKTLRLGAGALFVVALLLGFGWWSAPKSLTIHVPPDLRSGSTRKWWDVPPESVYAFSFYIWQQVQRWPTNGEEDYPRNLRALSAYLTPSCRAFLQQDYEYRRASGELRQRVRGIYEIPGRGYGDDPATRVKVVSDRDWIVTLDVSADEYYGSEQVKRALVRYPIKVVRLDIDPERNPFGLALDCYAGAPQRIEPPPTPTQAGAPANASGHLQGDSP is encoded by the coding sequence ATGAGCCGTTTCAAGAACGAGGTTGCGCACCTGCAGGCGCACGTGAAGACGTTGCGTCTGGGGGCCGGCGCGTTGTTCGTGGTGGCGCTGCTGCTCGGCTTCGGTTGGTGGAGTGCGCCGAAGAGTCTCACCATCCATGTGCCGCCGGACCTGCGCTCGGGCAGCACGCGCAAGTGGTGGGACGTGCCGCCCGAGAGTGTGTATGCCTTCTCGTTCTACATCTGGCAGCAGGTGCAGCGCTGGCCCACGAACGGCGAGGAAGACTACCCGCGCAACCTGCGCGCGCTGTCGGCCTACCTGACGCCGAGCTGCCGGGCCTTTCTGCAACAGGACTACGAGTACCGGCGCGCCAGTGGCGAGCTGCGTCAGCGCGTGCGCGGCATCTACGAGATTCCCGGCCGCGGCTACGGCGATGATCCGGCCACGCGCGTCAAGGTGGTTTCCGACCGCGATTGGATCGTCACGCTCGACGTGAGCGCGGACGAATACTACGGCTCCGAGCAGGTCAAGCGCGCCCTGGTGCGCTACCCCATCAAGGTCGTCCGGCTGGACATCGACCCCGAGCGCAACCCCTTCGGCCTGGCGCTGGACTGCTACGCCGGCGCGCCCCAGCGCATCGAACCGCCGCCGACGCCGACCCAGGCCGGCGCGCCCGCCAACGCCTCCGGCCACCTGCAGGGAGACTCCCCATGA